AGCGGCGCTGATGGTTCCCAGATGGTGCAAGGTTACCGAATAGCCTTTGGTGTCTTTTAACTCTTTCTTTAAAACGGAGGCTTGTTTAAAATACTTGAGCGCCTGGGAATAATCTTCCCGGTTTTCATAAATGGAGCCCATGTTGTTGTAGATGCGGCTCATGCCCAGCTTGTCCTGTACCTTTTGCGCCAGCACCAACCCTTCCTGGTAGGTTGCCAGGGCTTTGTCGATATCATTGTTGCGGTAATGGGTGTTCCCCAGGTTCACGTAAGACTGCACCAGGGCGGTGGTATCTTTCAAGGACTGCCTTAATTTAAGCGCCTGGGTGTGGAACTGCATGGCTTTGCCGTATTCAGACAAATGCAGGTAACTCACCCCCTGGTGGTTAAGCGCCGCCGCCTTGCCCGCCCTGAAATTGATTTTAGTGGCTAGCTTCTCTGCCTGCTGGGCGGTGACAATGGCTTTCTCGGGGTCAAACTTGGTGTATTGCTCACTGATTTGATTAAGCAACACTACTTTCACAGAATCTGTGGGTGCCTTTGCAGCCTGAACCTGTAAACTGTCAACAAGGGCTTGCTGGGCCTGAAGTTGCCCCGCGCACAGCAAGGCCAATATGAAAATAGAAACTAACCTCATGGAAAGGAAACGTGGTGCTGCTTGGGCGGGGATTAATTGTTCTAAAGTAGCCGCTGCCGCTGAATACTCCAACTTTTATTGGATCAAAAGCAGTTAATCCTACCAAGAAAACCAGAAACAACTACTTATTGAGTATTGTGGTAATTTCATCTGCACCTTTAATTATGTTAACGTCAATTTCCTAAAGGAGCAGTAAAGGATTAAAACCAACTAGCCACCTTTTATAGTGTGGTCACCAAAAAACCTTAGGGCAGGCGCTATTCAGCAGGTTGGTGAAAGCATCAACATAGGCCGAGGTGGAATCTTTAGGTGCTTAATGCACAACAGTACTCTTAATAATAGTAGCGCCTTTCTGCAACAAATCTTCCTTCGCTTTTTCAAATCCTTCTGGTGAAATAGCCCTTGTGGCGTCTTCTATCACAAATGTTTGAAACCCTTCTTTTAGCGCGTCTTTGGCAGTGAAATACACACAAAAATCGGCGGCTAGGCCAGCTACATACACTTCCCGAACGCCTTTGCCTTTAAGGTAGTCTGCCAGCGCGGTGGACTTTTGGTGGCCGTTGTCATAAAAGCCACTGTACGAATCAATCTCTGGGTTGGTGCCTTTCCGGAAGATGGCCTCTACCCTGTTCATGTCCAGTTCCTGGGAGAATTCTGCGCCCCAGGTGCCTTGCACGCAATGGTCGGGCCAGAGGGATTGCTCCAGTCCGTGCAGTTGTATGATGTCAAAGACGTTTTTACCGGAGTGTTGGGTTGCGAAGCTTTTGTGCTGGGCCGGATGCCAGTCTTGGGTAGCCACCACCAAATCGAACTTCGGTTGCAATTGGTTGACAATGGAAATGATTTCATCGCCGCCCGGCACGGCCAAGGCACCGCCCGGTATAAAATCGTTCTGGATGTCAATTACTAAAAGTGCTTTCATGGGTTGCCAAAAATCTGGTGTGAATTTATTTACCGGCTACGTCTTCCCTAAGTTTCGGAAGAAGCGCGTACAAGGCCTCACCGGGGCAGGCGGTTTGGGCGTTGTCTTTGTGCCCCGAAATCTGGCTGGCATCAATCTTCCAGCGTTTGGCAATGGCCTTGGTGAGCAAGAGCAAGCTTTGGTATTGCGCCACGGTCACGCTGTCTTTGTTGAAATTGCCTTCCAGCACAATCAGGGCGTGCCCGCTGGGGTCATACGGCGTGTTGGAATCGCCCACGTATTGCAGTTCCCGCGCCTCGCCAATGCGGCCATCCACGGAGATGTAGAAATGATAAGGAATATCGGCCCAGGGTTCTTTCACGCGTCCGTCAGACAGAGGGCTGCGCTCCATGGAGAATTTCTGCAGTGATTTGAGCTTTTCCTCCAGACTGCGCTTTGGGTTCTGGGCAACGGCCGTGTGGTGTACCGTAATTTTATTAGGCACGTGTGTTTTCATGGGCAATACCGGCTGCGCCGAACCCCACTGCTGGCGGGTAACCAGCGGCACACCTTTTACCGCGATTTCAGGTTTGGCCGTGCGACAAGCACTGACACCAGCCAACGTCAATACCAAAAGGCAAAGGAAATTTCTAAGAGTAGACATAGCGTGAAGGTAAGCGACCAAGCCAAAGATGAAAAATTCTGGGCGACGTTTTCGGGCTCATTTTCAGAAATGGAGGCAAAAACGCCTGTTCTCTTTCTGGCGGTCGCGTATAAAAGGCACCAACCATCCGGGCACCGCGCCACCAGTTAGCAGCATGAAAATACTCTGGACCTACCTCAAACCCTACCAAGGGCTCATTTTTCTCTCTTTATTATTAGCCGCCGCGGCGCAGTTGCTCAACCTGGTGGACCCCATCATCTTCGGGAAAATCATTGACGACTACGCCCTGCAACGCGACTCCAAAACCGAAGAAGAACTAGTGAACGGCGTGCTCACGCTTCTGGCCATTGCGGTGGGCGTTACTTTGCTTTCAAGGCTAGCCAAAGCGGTGCAAGAATACATGGTGCGGCTGGTGGTGCAGAAATTCGGGATGCAGATTTTCAACGACGGCATCCGGCAGACGCTTCGGCTCAGTTATCAGGAATTCAGCAACCAGCGCAGCGGCGAAACCCTCTCCATTCTCCAGAAAGTACGCACAGACACCGAGCGGTTCATCAATTCGTTCATCAACATTCTGTTCAGTTCGTTGGTGGGCATCGGGTTTCTGGTGTGGTACGCCGTGACCAAACACTGGGCGCTGGTGCCGGTGTTCCTGATTGGCATTCTGGTGTTGGGCGGACTCACGGGCTTGCTCAGCAACAAAATCAAAACCCTGCAGCGCAGCATCAACCGCGAAACGAACAAAATGTCGGGCGTGATTACAGAGTCTTTGCGCAACATTGAACTGGTGAAAAGCCTGGGCCTCACCTTCCCGGAAATCAGGCGCCTGCGAGAACATACGGCCCAGATTTTCGCGCTGGAAATGGTGAAAGTCAAGCAGGTGCGCACGCTCAGTTTTCTGCAAGGCTCGGCGCTCAGCCTGCTCAAACAATCTATTCTGTTCATGCTGCTCTGGCTGATTTTCAGGGATGTGTTGGCCCCCGGCGAACTGATTGCCATGCAGTTCATCACCGCCCAGATTTTCATGCCGCTGCAGGATTTGGGCAATATTCTGGTGCTGTACCGTGAGGCCGAGGCGTCTATCCAGACCTTTGATGCACTCATGCACAAATCCATTGAAACCAACCCCGAAGACCCGCAGGAAATTGGCCCCATTGAAAGCCTGAAGTTTGAGAACGTGGTTTTCCGGCACCAGGACTCAGCCACTAACGCAATTGACCATATTTCATTAGAGGCCAGGGCCGGCGATACCATCGCGTTCGTGGGGCCCAGCGGCTCGGGTAAATCTACGCTGGTGAAATTGCTGGTGGGCCTTTACAAACCCGTGGAAGGCCAGATTTACTACAACGGCATCTCCACCAAAGACATCAGGTTCAACCCCGTGCGGCGGCAGTTCGGGTTTGTGACCCAGGAAACGCAGCTTTTCTCGGGCACGCTCCGCGATAACCTGCAGTTTGTGAAACCAGACGCCACCGAGGAAGAAATGCTGAGCGCCCTGGAAAAAGCCAGCGCCCTGGGCATTGTCAACCGCTCAGACAAAGGCCTGGACACTACCATTGGCGAAAGCGGCATGAAACTGAGCGGCGGCGAACGCCAGCGCATCTCCATCGCCCGTGCCCTCATCAGAAACCCGCGCCTCCTGATCTTCGACGAAGCCACCTCCGCCCTGGACTCTCTCACCGAAGACGAAATCACCGATACCGTGAAAGAAGTCTCCCTCTCCGGCGAACGCATCACGCTCCTCATCGCCCACCGCCTCTCCACCATCTTGCACGCCAACACAATCTATGTGCTGGAGAAAGGTAAGATTGTAGAAACCGGAAACCATGAAGAATTAGTCTCGCAAAAAGGCCTCTACTACGCCATGTGGCGCCAGCAAATTGGGGAAAGAATTTAATTAGGAATGGAGAATTAGGAATGGAGTTTTAAGATTGGATTTACGCATTTCGTCCCCCTTTGAAGGGGGTTGGGGGATGATAACTTTGATAGAGATTTTTTCTATCGCAAGTTTAGCGCCAGCGTAACTTGTGGTTGAACACGTTGTAAGTTTATAAACTTACGTGAGTTGATAAACTTACAATATTGAATACTACAAGTTACGCTGCGCTAAACTTGCGGTAGGGATATTAAAAGATTATTGGGTTATTTTTTTTTATCATCACGAGCCATCATCCCCCAACCCCCTTCAAAGGGGGACGAAAAGCGTGCTCACAAATAAGATAAAATCTAGACTGACATTTCGTTTTAGGGCTCATTTCTGGAAACGAGGGCAAAAACAGAAACCACCCCGCTCCTACTTCATCAACCGCCGCATGGCCAGCAAGCCCAACAACGGCCCGAGGGCCAGAAACAGAAACCAATACCTGGGCTCCACAGCGCTTTGCATACTGCGCAAGAATTGAATGCTCACAATGGTAATGGCAAAACCCAAACTGTTGACAATGGTAAGCGCGGTTCCTTTGACGTGGGCCGGGGCGTTCTGGGCCACCAGCGTAGAAAATTGCGGCGAATCCATGACCACGGCCAAACCCCAGACCAATAGCAAACCCAAAAATACTTCCAACGGCAAAGCAAACAACCACGGCGAAAGCAAACAGCAGACCATGGAAACGGCCAGGGCGGCAAAAGCGGTTTTGGCGCTTCCCACCTTTTCAGAGAGATAGCCGCCCGCCACGCAGGCTAACGCGCCCACGGCAATAATCACAAAAGACCAACCGGAAATAGAAAGCGAGGTTTCTGGATTTGCCTCCAGGTACAAGGCCAGCAGAACCGGCACAAAGGCCCAGAACGTGTACAGTTCCCACATATGCCCGAAGTACCCAAACGCCGCCGCCCTGAAATCTTTTTGCTTAAATATCTGGAAAAACGCGGTAAAATTGGGTGAGCTGCTTTTGGTTCTATACGGCCCGTCTGGCACCAGCCAAAACAAACTCACGCCGCCCAGCACCGCCAACCCCGAGGTGCCCCAAATGACATACCGCCACGGCAACCCCTGCGTAAGGCTTTTGAGCAGATGCGGAAAAGCCGTGCCCAACACCAGCGCCCCGACCAGGAACCCCAGCGCCTTCCCCAACCCGCGCTGATGGTAATCTGCGGCAATCTTCATGCCTACCGGGTAAATGCCCGCCAAACAGAACCCCGTGAGAAACCGGCTGCCCAGCAAGGTTGGCAAGCCGCTGGCCCCCAACAAACTCAAATTACAAACTGCCCCCGCCAACGCGCACACCAGAAACACTTTACTCGGCGAGAACCTATCTGACACGGTAAACACCGCAAACACCAACGTACCCAAAATAAACCCCAACTGTACCGCCGACGTGAGGTGCGGCAAGGAACTGGCCTCTAAGTGAAACAGCGGAATTAACTCAGGCAGCACCGCATTGCCCGCAAACCAAAGCGAGGTGCAGGCAAATTGGGCTAGGACGATGGTGGGGAGGAAAGATTCTTGTTTGTGCAACTAAGTAATTTCAATGCTAAAGCTCAGTTATTTTTTGAATTAAATTAGGAATTTCAGTGTGATCTGTATACCAAATAACCCTTAAACCCAATTCTCTAAAAACTTCTTCTTGAATTTTATGATGCAAATTAGAAAAAGAATTAAACTGAATTTTAGTTAATGTTAGATTAGATTCTTTTAATTGTCTTTCTAATAAAATATAATGTTTACAACCGTCGAATCTTTTAGCAAAATTACTAAACAACCTTCTAAGGTTTGGATCAATTCCAGAAAGCCCAACTAGAATACATGTATTTTCTCTTAATGCTTTAAGTTGAACCAAATTTGACCATGAATATGGATCATATTGTAAAGAGTGATACCCATCTTCACTAAAAACGAGCAAAGCCTTTTCAAGATCTTTATATTTATCACCTTTACTTGGCACAAATCCATGAACATGATAAATAGGTAATTTTGTCAGTTCCTCAAAATCCCCTTCTCTGTAAATACTTTTATAATCTATACTTTTAGAAGATAAATGTTGCTCTAACAAATCATCAAAATTATAAGTTATAATTGATTTGATTCCTACTTTATTTCTAATTGGCCTAGCTGCAGTAGCAATAGTATTTAAAAGCCTTTGCTCCTCTAAATGCTTCATTCCAACATATAATGAACTTCTAATTTCTTGATTAAATTTATCACCTAAAGCTTTTTGAATATAAGAAGCAGTTACTAAAGGAGCCCCTGCTTGAAGGTCGGTTAATAAATTAACAATTTCATCTTTTTGCTCTTGAGATAAGCCAAGAGGGACTTTACTTTCAATAATTGATATATTTAAACTCTTTAATAATTCATTCCAATTTGGCAAGCCAGCGTCTTTAGAAGCTCCTGCTCCAATAAAAAACACTATTTCATCGCTCTTAAAGGATTGATTTAATTTATTAATTAGCAAATCTCTATCTTCTTTCCAATCTTGGATGTTAGACGCTATCTCAACTGTTGAATTAAGAATTTCATCGCCTATATTTGATACTATTTTTGATGATTCAATATTATATTTTTTAGCTAATTTATTTAAATTATTATAATCCCAAAATTCAAAGTGTATAACGCCAGAATAAAATTTCTTTAAAGAATTTAGATAAATTAAATCATCGTTTAGTAAAACGTCACCAAAAATTAATAAAATTGATTTGAAATTAAAAAAAGCCTCAGAAAAATTTCTTATTAAATCAGTTATTACTTTGGGGCTGTAGTATCTTTTAAATTCTATAATCGTTGGGCCTTCAATTTCATCTATACCATCAGGAGCTACAGCATCGAATTCTACAAAAGACTTTTTTCCTTCAAATAGAAAAATTTCTTGCTTAAAGTATCTATGGAATTTTTTATTTTGCTTCTTTAATTTAAATTCAACTAATGATAAAACAAAAGTTTCAATCTCCTTATTAGAAAGATTACTTTTTTCCAGATCAAGGACTTCAAAATTTATAATACTCATAAAATTTATTATAATATAAATTTTTATATACTAAAAATTACACCGCCACCGGCGCCTTTATCCCCGGCCACGGTTCATACGCCTCCAGCGTAAAATCTTCAAAGTCAAACCCGAAGATGTCTTTCACGGCGGGGTTCAGTTTCATTTTGGGCAGCGGGCGCGGGGCACGGCTTAATTGCAGTTCGGTTTGCTCCAGGTGGTTGGTGTAAAGGTGCGTGTCGCCGCCGGTCCAGATGAATTCGCCGGGTTCCAGGTCGCAGACTTGGGCTACCATCATTGTGAGCAGCGCGTAGGAGGCAATGTTGAAGGGCACGCCTAAAAAGACATCGGCAGAACGTTGGTAGAGCTGGCAGGAAAGTTTGCCGTCGGCTACGTAGAACTGGAAGAACGCATGGCACGGCGGAAGCTTCATGTTGTTCACTTCGGCCACGTTCCAGGCGCTCACAATCAGGCGTCTGCTGTCTGGGTTGTTCTTGATTTGGTTGATGACCTGCGTAATCTGGTCAATGTGGCCGCCGTCGGGCGTGGGCCAAGAGCGCCATTGCGAGCCGTACACCGGGCCCAGGTCCCCGTTGGCATCGGCCCATTCGTTCCAGATGGTCACGCCCCGCTCCTGCAGCCAGCGCACGTTGGTCTCGCCGCGCAAAAACCACAGCAATTCATAGATGATAGACTTGAGGTGCACTTTTTTGGTGGTCACCAGCGGGAAGCCTTCCTGCAGATTAAACCGCATCTGGTAACCAAACACACTGAGCGTACCCGTGCCGGTACGGTCTTCTTTCTTCACGCCGTTGTCCAGAATATGGCGCATCAAGTCTAAGTAAGCCTGCATTGTATTAATTAAGAATTGGGAATTAGGAATTAAGAATGGCGCGGAAGCCAATGCGGCTTGAAGATAGGGAAAATGCCGCGACCGCCGTTTGCCTGGGCCCGGGAAAATTTCTGAAAGCCGTTTTCGGGCTCATTTCCGGAAACGAAGCCAAAAACGGAAATGGTGCAGGGT
This region of Rufibacter sp. LB8 genomic DNA includes:
- a CDS encoding peptidoglycan recognition family protein codes for the protein MSTLRNFLCLLVLTLAGVSACRTAKPEIAVKGVPLVTRQQWGSAQPVLPMKTHVPNKITVHHTAVAQNPKRSLEEKLKSLQKFSMERSPLSDGRVKEPWADIPYHFYISVDGRIGEARELQYVGDSNTPYDPSGHALIVLEGNFNKDSVTVAQYQSLLLLTKAIAKRWKIDASQISGHKDNAQTACPGEALYALLPKLREDVAGK
- the pncA gene encoding bifunctional nicotinamidase/pyrazinamidase, translated to MKALLVIDIQNDFIPGGALAVPGGDEIISIVNQLQPKFDLVVATQDWHPAQHKSFATQHSGKNVFDIIQLHGLEQSLWPDHCVQGTWGAEFSQELDMNRVEAIFRKGTNPEIDSYSGFYDNGHQKSTALADYLKGKGVREVYVAGLAADFCVYFTAKDALKEGFQTFVIEDATRAISPEGFEKAKEDLLQKGATIIKSTVVH
- a CDS encoding thymidylate synthase; the encoded protein is MQAYLDLMRHILDNGVKKEDRTGTGTLSVFGYQMRFNLQEGFPLVTTKKVHLKSIIYELLWFLRGETNVRWLQERGVTIWNEWADANGDLGPVYGSQWRSWPTPDGGHIDQITQVINQIKNNPDSRRLIVSAWNVAEVNNMKLPPCHAFFQFYVADGKLSCQLYQRSADVFLGVPFNIASYALLTMMVAQVCDLEPGEFIWTGGDTHLYTNHLEQTELQLSRAPRPLPKMKLNPAVKDIFGFDFEDFTLEAYEPWPGIKAPVAV
- a CDS encoding ABC transporter ATP-binding protein, with product MKILWTYLKPYQGLIFLSLLLAAAAQLLNLVDPIIFGKIIDDYALQRDSKTEEELVNGVLTLLAIAVGVTLLSRLAKAVQEYMVRLVVQKFGMQIFNDGIRQTLRLSYQEFSNQRSGETLSILQKVRTDTERFINSFINILFSSLVGIGFLVWYAVTKHWALVPVFLIGILVLGGLTGLLSNKIKTLQRSINRETNKMSGVITESLRNIELVKSLGLTFPEIRRLREHTAQIFALEMVKVKQVRTLSFLQGSALSLLKQSILFMLLWLIFRDVLAPGELIAMQFITAQIFMPLQDLGNILVLYREAEASIQTFDALMHKSIETNPEDPQEIGPIESLKFENVVFRHQDSATNAIDHISLEARAGDTIAFVGPSGSGKSTLVKLLVGLYKPVEGQIYYNGISTKDIRFNPVRRQFGFVTQETQLFSGTLRDNLQFVKPDATEEEMLSALEKASALGIVNRSDKGLDTTIGESGMKLSGGERQRISIARALIRNPRLLIFDEATSALDSLTEDEITDTVKEVSLSGERITLLIAHRLSTILHANTIYVLEKGKIVETGNHEELVSQKGLYYAMWRQQIGERI
- a CDS encoding nitrate/nitrite transporter — protein: MHKQESFLPTIVLAQFACTSLWFAGNAVLPELIPLFHLEASSLPHLTSAVQLGFILGTLVFAVFTVSDRFSPSKVFLVCALAGAVCNLSLLGASGLPTLLGSRFLTGFCLAGIYPVGMKIAADYHQRGLGKALGFLVGALVLGTAFPHLLKSLTQGLPWRYVIWGTSGLAVLGGVSLFWLVPDGPYRTKSSSPNFTAFFQIFKQKDFRAAAFGYFGHMWELYTFWAFVPVLLALYLEANPETSLSISGWSFVIIAVGALACVAGGYLSEKVGSAKTAFAALAVSMVCCLLSPWLFALPLEVFLGLLLVWGLAVVMDSPQFSTLVAQNAPAHVKGTALTIVNSLGFAITIVSIQFLRSMQSAVEPRYWFLFLALGPLLGLLAMRRLMK
- a CDS encoding SIR2 family protein, with amino-acid sequence MSIINFEVLDLEKSNLSNKEIETFVLSLVEFKLKKQNKKFHRYFKQEIFLFEGKKSFVEFDAVAPDGIDEIEGPTIIEFKRYYSPKVITDLIRNFSEAFFNFKSILLIFGDVLLNDDLIYLNSLKKFYSGVIHFEFWDYNNLNKLAKKYNIESSKIVSNIGDEILNSTVEIASNIQDWKEDRDLLINKLNQSFKSDEIVFFIGAGASKDAGLPNWNELLKSLNISIIESKVPLGLSQEQKDEIVNLLTDLQAGAPLVTASYIQKALGDKFNQEIRSSLYVGMKHLEEQRLLNTIATAARPIRNKVGIKSIITYNFDDLLEQHLSSKSIDYKSIYREGDFEELTKLPIYHVHGFVPSKGDKYKDLEKALLVFSEDGYHSLQYDPYSWSNLVQLKALRENTCILVGLSGIDPNLRRLFSNFAKRFDGCKHYILLERQLKESNLTLTKIQFNSFSNLHHKIQEEVFRELGLRVIWYTDHTEIPNLIQKITEL